The Weissella confusa DNA window ATTCTCGACTGTCACTGCCGTATTTTTTCATGGTTTGAATTCTAATTTGATTCAAGGCACGATAAGCTTGGGTGACTACGTGGAACCGGTCTGCGATAATTTTTGCGTTAGGGAATAATGCCTTAATCATCTTTCGATATGGCGTGAACAGGTCAATCGTGATGGTTTGTACACCACGGCGAGCTTCCACACTGTATTGTTCGAAGTACGCAGCTAATGCACCGTCACCACGATTCCGCATGACATCTAGTACTCGATGCATGGTCGAGTCGATGAGAATCATACTCATACCACTTTCTGAGAACTTACCTGATTTGAAATCGTCGAATGCAATATGCTTTGGCAGGTAGTGGAAATTAGTTTTGTTGTAGCTAAATAAACCATCAGCTTGGCGCATAACGGTGTGAGTTGAGATGTTATTATCCATTGCGATATGTTTTTGACTGACGTTTTCACTGAGTTCCATCGCTGCAGTCTGCTTCACTTTACGCATAATATGGTCGCCGGGTTTAACGTCATTAAACTCTGAGATGGCTGTGTGCCCACAGTTCGCACAGATATACTTCTGCTTTCGGATTTCGAAGTAATTGAAGTGGAAGCCACTGCGAGGGCCAACGTGCCGAACCAGTTTTGTGCCGTTGTGATCAATGTGAACCCGCATTGATCACAACGACGATGATAGGTGAGTTTAAAGTGCCAAACGGTAACGGTCTGTCCTTTAATAACCTCTTCGTGAAATTGTTCTGGCTGTGTATCGTCGAATTCGATATTTAAGTCTGTTATTCCAAGCAGTTTTTTGATACTCTTATCCATGGATATTCTTTTCCTTTCTAGGGGGAAACGTCTTTGGCAGTTCAGGGCTCAAGCTGAACTGCCTTTTATTTTGTACCAGAATAATTAAAAAAGGTACCGATATGACGTTTCAAAATGAAATGTCTATCAGTACCAAAAATTGTAGAACCCTTTCTTTTGTTCTAGTATTTTTACGAGAAGACACGAGTTAGAAGAAATACTCCCTAGAAACAAGAAAATCATAGGCCACTTGGCCAAGCTTGGCTTCAGTGGCTTTTATTATGGAAAAAATTACAGTTAATATGTTGAGGCGGAAAATGAAGAGAAATTTTGGGATTGATTTGGCGAAAATTTTCGCGATGTTTGGCGTTATGTTACTTCACAATTTAGAACAAGGGGGCTATTATTTGATAAAAATATAACTAATTATCAGTTTGTCTCTTTATGGACAATTGAAAATATTGTCATAATTGCGGTTAATATCTTTGCGATGACAACCGGATATTTAATGAATGACAAAAAAATCAAGTATCTCAGAGTGTGGGATGTAATAGTTCAAACGAGTTTTTGGGCCCCTGTAATGGCCGCAATAGTATTTGTGTTTGGTGGCTTTGATTTGTCGGTTAAGTTATTAGTGGAGTCAATATTCCCAGTGCTGTTAGGGAGATACTGGTACGTAACAGCCTACATAGTTATGATGATTGTGGCTCCGTTTATTAATTTGGGTTTCCAAAGGTTACCACAGTTAACAATCAAGAAAATATTGGCATTATTAGTTATTCTATCTGTATCAGTTGGATTTTTGGGCAAAATGTTTTTGGAATCAGGTTATTCAGCCGGATGGCTAATTACGATGTACGCTGTTGGTGGATATATTAAAAAATTTACTTCGACATCTAGCTTTAATACCTACAAATTACTTTTGGTATGGGTAACCATGGCTTTAATTTCGTCAATTGGAGAGTTTGGATCTCACTTGATTGGTAATGTTGGATTAAAGCACTTTATTAGTTATGTTTCGCCCATTGTAGTGGTAGAAAGCTTATCTGCATTTATATTATTTGTTAAATTGGAAGTTCGAAACCACCTATTTAAACAAGTTATATCTCGTATTTCCCCATTAACCTTTGGGGCATATTTGATTAATGGATCAGTTTTCTATGAATTTTTGGCTAATAAAAATGTGTGGATGATGAATTATAATGTTGGTTTAACGATAGCTAAATTGTTGGCCTTCACAGTTCTTATGTACATTGTTTTTTTAATTATGGAATACGCAAGGAATAAGTTGTTCGCTCTCCTACACGTTAATGATTTGATGATGAAAGTGTATGATGGAGTCATGTTGATGTTTGGTAAAACTTTAAGTCGGTTCGTCGTCTGATTTTAAAACGGATGGTAGTGATGACTGGTAAAATTTAATATTTTGGATTTTACGTAGGCAGCTGATTTCACATTGTTGAAATTGGCTGCCTTTTGCGTATAGGTAGGTTGCACGCAGAAAGAGAATGCACAGAATTTAAAAATTCTGGGTACAGGCGTTGTGCGTTTGAAGCCGTAGTTTTTTTAATTTTTATGCCAAGAAGAAAAAAGGTACTGCCATTTAATCGTGTGGACGAATAAATGGCAGTACCAAATTTAAAACAGGTATTTAATTAAACTGATAGATTACTTACCCGCATTCACAATCTCATTATGAACACGCATAATTTCGTCTTGAGACATCTCTTGGTAAGAAACGCCATCAATCATCACGCCGGTACCAGTCATTTGGTCACGGTTGATTGTTTCACCTGCATCACGGTACTTGGTAGCCAAGTTACGCATTGAAGTCAGTGAAATGTTTGAACGAACGTTATCTGAAACAGCATCAAGGAAGTCGTTGTTCAGCGCTGACTTTGGATCAGCCTTCAACTTGTTCATAACAGCTTCGATGACCAATTGTTGACGAATTTGACGACCGTAGTCACCACGTGGATCATCATAACGCATGCGAGAGAATGCCAATGCTTCCGTACCATTCATTGTGACATCTTGGTTTTCAGTAAATGAGTATCCTTCATATGAGAAGGTTAGGGGAGGTTTAACAGTCACGCCACCAACGGCATCAACTAATTGCTCCATCCCCTTCATATTGACCAATAAATACCCATCAAGCTTAATATCAAGCAATTGCTCAACTGTCGTCATGGCTTGCTTGGCGTCCCCAAGTGCGTATGCAGCGTTCAACTTTTCAGTCATACCATAAATGGTAATCTTAGTATCACGTTGCAAAGAAACCATTGTCGTCGTCTTCGTATTAGGGTTAACCGTCATTACCATCATGGTATCTGTACGACCCTTTTCCGTGCGACCCAACGCACCAGTGTCAGTTCCTAACAAGAGATAGGAAACTGGTTTACCAGCGGACGTTTTTGTATCTGAGGCCTTGCTCAATGAGCTATCCATCGAGTGAATCTTCGAAGTCGTGTTGTGTAGCGCAAATGCAGCGACGCCACCACCAATCACAATCAGGGTAACAGCGATACCCAAAATCCAAAGTAACACCTTTTTAATCATGGGAAAAACTCCTTAAAATGTATTCAAATCATGAATAATTATATAACAATCCGTGAATAATTAGGGTATAGTTAAAGAAAGAGAAAAGGTTTAAGGAGACGAATATGATTGACATTCACAGTCACTTATTACCAGGCATTGACGACGGTTCAGAGAACCTTAACGTTTCGTTGCAGATGGCACGTGATGCGGTGGCAGATGGTGTGACACACGCACTTATGACACCACACCATATGAACGGACGTTACGTTAATCATGCGTCAGATGTGATTAAGCTAACGGCTGATTTTCAAGCTGAATTGAACAATGCGAATATTCCATTGACGGTTTTTCCATCGCAAGAAGTTCGCATCAATGGTGGCTTATTGTCAGCGTTGGATGACGGCGACATTCTCACAACAGATGAGCAGGGAACTTACATCTTAATCGAATTCCCATCAGATGATGTACCAGCATTTACGATGGACATGTTGTTCCAAATCCAACAACGCGGTTTGGTGCCAATCATTGTGCACCCAGAACGTAATACGCGTCTAATGAAGGAACCACAATTGTTGTATGACATGGTGTCACGCGGGGCATATGCACAAGTGACCGCTAGTTCATATGTTGGGACATTTGGTAAAGCAGTGACAGCCTTTAGTGAAGATATTATCGCTAATGGGTTGGCACACTTGTTTGCATCAGATGCACACCATATTCCAGGTCGCAAATATGAAATAACAGCTGCATTCGATAAACTAAAAGCAGCATATGGTTCTGACCTAGCAAAGCAATTTGATGATAACGCCAAGGCTTTGGTCAACGGTGAGCGTTTATCTCGTCAGCACCAAACGCCAATTAAGAAAAAGCGTTTCTTTTCAGCATACTAAAAAATGGGCAACGACTCTAGTGTGATAGAATCGTTGCCCATTGTTATTATTATTTGTTTGAATCTCGTCGATCAGCGTTAGCACCAGCAACAAAAAGTGCCATGCCCACAACACCAACGCAACCGCCTAAAATGAAGGCGATTAGCAAGCCAAGTATATACATTCCGGTACCCCCGTTAAGATTTAAGTTTAGCTGGAAAACCTGTTAAATGCAACTTTCGAGCATGTCGTTTTCGTCCAAATAATGTTCATAAACCGTTCATAAATTGCGGTTACTATTAGTACATAGAGAAAAAGAGGAGGAAGCAAGATGATGATGTTGCTTTCATTTATGGCCGGCGGATTTATTGGCGTTATGGGACGCTGCTGGACGTAAGAACTAATAATTTGAATGAATAGCTGAGGATAATGGCATGGTTGTGTCTTTTGTACTGGGCAGTGCCATGGGCGCCGTTGGGATGGCGATTATGGCCATTGGTGCCCAATCTGAAAAGTAAATAATACGAACTAAGGAGCAAGCGATAACCGCTTGTTCCTTTTATTTTGGTCAAAATTCAGATAAATAGTGCAAAAACATTCGTGAATAATGTACAATAATAAACGTAATTAAAGTTTTGTTCGTATTTTAAGACGATTTAATAAGGGGATAAACATGATTGATCGCTATGCACGACCTGAAATGCGCCATATTTGGTCATTGGAGAACCAATACCAATCTTGGCTAGATGTAGAAATTGCTGTAACAGCCGGCTGGGTAGCTGAGGGGCACGTGCCGGCGGAAGATTTGGCAGCAATCCGTGCAAATGCAAAATTCGATGTTGATCGCATTGCAGATATTGAAGAGACGACGCGTCACGACATGGTTGCCTTTACGCGCAATGTGTCAGAGTCATTGGGGGATGAGCGTAAGTGGATTCACTATGGTTTGACGTCAACTGACGTCGTAGACACTGCCCAAGCATTACGTCTACGCCAAGCAAACAACGTTATTAAGGCCGATTTGGCAGCATACAAGGATGTCTTGGCAACGTTGGCCCGTAAGTACAAGCACACCGTGATGATGGGCCGTACACACGGTGTTCACGCAGAACCAACGACGTTTGGGTTGAAGATGGCGCGCTTTTACCAAGCAGCTGTCCGCGACCTTGAGCGTTTTGAACGCGTCGCAGCGGCCGTTGAAACGGGAAAGTTGTCAGGGGCAGTTGGTACATTCGCCAATGTGCCACCAACTGTTGAAGAGGCAGCCATGGCTGAACTTGGCCTAACGCCACAAGCAATTGGCTCACAAGTGTTGCCACGTGACTTGCACGCTGACTACGTGACGACGATTGCGGTTATCGGAACGACGTTGGAAGAAGTTGCCACTGAGATTCGCGGTTTGCAACGTTCAGAAATTCATGAGGTTGAAGAAGGCTTTAAGGGTGGTCAAAAGGGATCATCAGCAATGCCACACAAGCGTAACCCAATTGGTTCAGAGAACATCGTTGGCTTGTCACGCGTTTTGCGTGGTTATGCAGTTACTTCTATGGAAGATGTTGCTTTGTGGCATGAACGTGAAATCTCACACTCAAGTGCTGAACGTATTATTTTGCCTGATGCAACGACAGTTTTGGATTACATGTTGCACCGTTTGACGGCAATTTTGGAGAACTTGCAAGTCTTCCCAGAAACAATGTTGGCTAACATGAAGCGTACGTATGGCTTGATTTACTCACAACGTTTGCTCTTGAAGTTAGTGGATGCAGGAATGTCTCGTGAAGCAGCTTACGATACGGTTCAACCGTTGACGGCACGTTCATGGGATGAGCAACTCCAATTCCGTGATTTGGTAGATGCTGACGCAACAATCACCGAGAAGCTAACGAAGGATGAGATCGACGACGCCTTTGACTACAATTGGCACTTGAAGCACGTCGATGATATCTTTAAGCGTGTCGGACTAGCTGACTAAGCTTGCCCGTTTGGCAGATGGCAAGCCACATGTTCCTTGTTATGATTAAAGCAATCAAACAAAGGGGGACGATTTATATGGCAATGTCAGATCACGTTAAGGGAAAGTACGACGAAGCAGCTGGGAAGACAAAGGAAGTAGTTGGATCAGCGACTGGAAATGAGCGCGTTGAAGCTGAAGGCAAGACGCAAAACCTTGCTGGTAAGGCCCGTGATGCAATGGGTGATATCAAGGAAAAGGCTGCCGATGCAGTTGAAGACTTGAAGGACAAGATGCACAAGGATTCTGATAAGTAGACTAATCAAACAGGGATGATGGCAGCGAACATCATCCCTGTTTTTTGTATACAAAAAGTAAGTTATTGCATAAATTTACTGTTTTTATGAATTAAATGAATAAGATATAACTTGTTAAAACGCCTAAATTTAGGCGTTTTCGACAACTGGAGTTTAGATAGTAAACGGGGTATACGTATATTTATTGCGAAAGTGTGTTGACATTTTGCTTAAAACAAAATATGATTTGAATATCGAATAGTTTGATGTTCGAAATACTTTTTGGAAGGAGTGAGACTATGGCAGTTTTAACGACGACTGAAATCATGGATTTGATTCCCAACCGTTATCCAATTCTTTATATGGATTACGTGGACGAGATGACACCAGGAGAATCATTGATTGCAACGAAGAACGTAACAATCAATGAACAATTCTTCCAAGGTCACTTCCCAGGG harbors:
- a CDS encoding ISL3 family transposase is translated as MRVHIDHNGTKLVRHVGPRSGFHFNYFEIRKQKYICANCGHTAISEFNDVKPGDHIMRKVKQTAAMELSENVSQKHIAMDNNISTHTVMRQADGLFSYNKTNFHYLPKHIAFDDFKSGKFSESGMSMILIDSTMHRVLDVMRNRGDGALAAYFEQYSVEARRGVQTITIDLFTPYRKMIKALFPNAKIIADRFHVVTQAYRALNQIRIQTMKKYGSDSREYRQLKRFWKLLMKKETDLDFTACKKRINFQYSYLTDQEVVERLLQLSDELRDSYNFYQEIIFAVSRSNQIT
- a CDS encoding acyltransferase family protein, producing MTNYQFVSLWTIENIVIIAVNIFAMTTGYLMNDKKIKYLRVWDVIVQTSFWAPVMAAIVFVFGGFDLSVKLLVESIFPVLLGRYWYVTAYIVMMIVAPFINLGFQRLPQLTIKKILALLVILSVSVGFLGKMFLESGYSAGWLITMYAVGGYIKKFTSTSSFNTYKLLLVWVTMALISSIGEFGSHLIGNVGLKHFISYVSPIVVVESLSAFILFVKLEVRNHLFKQVISRISPLTFGAYLINGSVFYEFLANKNVWMMNYNVGLTIAKLLAFTVLMYIVFLIMEYARNKLFALLHVNDLMMKVYDGVMLMFGKTLSRFVV
- a CDS encoding LCP family protein, with product MKKVLLWILGIAVTLIVIGGGVAAFALHNTTSKIHSMDSSLSKASDTKTSAGKPVSYLLLGTDTGALGRTEKGRTDTMMVMTVNPNTKTTTMVSLQRDTKITIYGMTEKLNAAYALGDAKQAMTTVEQLLDIKLDGYLLVNMKGMEQLVDAVGGVTVKPPLTFSYEGYSFTENQDVTMNGTEALAFSRMRYDDPRGDYGRQIRQQLVIEAVMNKLKADPKSALNNDFLDAVSDNVRSNISLTSMRNLATKYRDAGETINRDQMTGTGVMIDGVSYQEMSQDEIMRVHNEIVNAGK
- a CDS encoding tyrosine-protein phosphatase; this encodes MIDIHSHLLPGIDDGSENLNVSLQMARDAVADGVTHALMTPHHMNGRYVNHASDVIKLTADFQAELNNANIPLTVFPSQEVRINGGLLSALDDGDILTTDEQGTYILIEFPSDDVPAFTMDMLFQIQQRGLVPIIVHPERNTRLMKEPQLLYDMVSRGAYAQVTASSYVGTFGKAVTAFSEDIIANGLAHLFASDAHHIPGRKYEITAAFDKLKAAYGSDLAKQFDDNAKALVNGERLSRQHQTPIKKKRFFSAY
- the purB gene encoding adenylosuccinate lyase gives rise to the protein MIDRYARPEMRHIWSLENQYQSWLDVEIAVTAGWVAEGHVPAEDLAAIRANAKFDVDRIADIEETTRHDMVAFTRNVSESLGDERKWIHYGLTSTDVVDTAQALRLRQANNVIKADLAAYKDVLATLARKYKHTVMMGRTHGVHAEPTTFGLKMARFYQAAVRDLERFERVAAAVETGKLSGAVGTFANVPPTVEEAAMAELGLTPQAIGSQVLPRDLHADYVTTIAVIGTTLEEVATEIRGLQRSEIHEVEEGFKGGQKGSSAMPHKRNPIGSENIVGLSRVLRGYAVTSMEDVALWHEREISHSSAERIILPDATTVLDYMLHRLTAILENLQVFPETMLANMKRTYGLIYSQRLLLKLVDAGMSREAAYDTVQPLTARSWDEQLQFRDLVDADATITEKLTKDEIDDAFDYNWHLKHVDDIFKRVGLAD
- a CDS encoding CsbD family protein translates to MAMSDHVKGKYDEAAGKTKEVVGSATGNERVEAEGKTQNLAGKARDAMGDIKEKAADAVEDLKDKMHKDSDK